ATCAGTACGGCAGGATCTCCGAATACGATCGCATCGGCCCCGGCTTGTTGAAGGAATGAAATATACCCGTCAAGCTCAGCAATTTTATCATTATGAAAAAGGGCATTCATGGCCACATACACTTTTTTGTCATGTTTATGGGCAAGCGCAATCGCCTCTTTGACTTCTTCTCTGGAGAATTCTCCGGCGAGTCTCAGCCCGTAGCGTTCTTCACCGATCATGAATGCATCTGCCCCTGCTGCAGCCAATGGCTCAATATCTGAGACAGCAAGTGGGGTTACAAGCAATTCCGGCTTTTTCATGATTGTTCACCTCTTTTTTTGCTAATGGCAATCCCGTCGCCAACAGGGAGGATACTTGTGTCGAAATCCTCATGATTCATCAGCCACACATTATAATTCTGCAGCTTTTTCACCATGTTCCGGATCCGCTTCTGTTCAACCTCTTCTTCGGCCACGAGACCTTTGAACAAGACATTATCCGAATACACCACACCATCATCTGACAGCATTTCAGCGTACAGTTCAAAGAATTTTAAGTACTGACCCTTGGCTGCATCGATGAAGATGGCATCAAAAGGGCCGAATTCAGCCACTTTTTGAGAAAGCTCCAGTGCATCCCCAAATAAAGGGGTGACCCGTTCGCCGTCATCAGAACGGGTAAGAAACGCTTGTGCCGCCTCATATCTTTCTTCATCCCGTTCCAGCGTGACAATTCTGGTGTCAGGAAGTGCATCAGCCATCCGCAATGCCGAATATCCGATCGCAGTCCCGATCTCCAGGATTTTCTTCGGCTGTTGGATCCTCAGCATCCCAAGGAGGGCTTCCATCCCGACCAGTTCCATGATCGGTACGTTATGGACTTCAGCATACTGCTCCATCTCTGCAAGGAGCGGCGGCCGTTCTTTTACTATTTTTTCTATATATTGTATCACTTGTTCGTTCATATATAATCCTCACGATCATCGGACGATTCTTCTTAGACAACATGAAAAGAAGAAAGCCACAATGAGCTTTCTACTCTACCTATCTCTCCCAGGAGATACCGTCGGGATATAAAAATAACTTGTACTATTTTATCACATAAAAAAGAGGAAAGCGAATGTTTCTTTCCTCTTCTTATCCGACTATTCTTCTTTATTGGTGATGTACTTTTCTTTCTTCTCATTATGCTCATCAAGGGTCTCGGAGTAATAGACCGAACCGTTCGATGCGGCAAGGAAATAATAGTACTCTGTATCGTCAGGCTGCAGGGCAGCTTCGATTGACGAAACGCCGGCATTTGCGATCGGTCCTGGAGGGAGTCCTTTCACCTGATACGTATTAT
The nucleotide sequence above comes from Bacillus sp. KH172YL63. Encoded proteins:
- a CDS encoding O-methyltransferase, which produces MNEQVIQYIEKIVKERPPLLAEMEQYAEVHNVPIMELVGMEALLGMLRIQQPKKILEIGTAIGYSALRMADALPDTRIVTLERDEERYEAAQAFLTRSDDGERVTPLFGDALELSQKVAEFGPFDAIFIDAAKGQYLKFFELYAEMLSDDGVVYSDNVLFKGLVAEEEVEQKRIRNMVKKLQNYNVWLMNHEDFDTSILPVGDGIAISKKRGEQS